GGTCGGTCGAGCCATTGCTTATCAGGAGCAGTTCATACGCCGTAATCTCTCGGTCCTTCAGGCAGCGCCTGAGGCGGTCGACGTTGGCGGCAAGAATGGCTTCTTCGTTATACGCCGGGAGGATGAATGTCAGTGGAGCTCGGCGTTGGTGAGCATCACGCGAGTCTTGGGGCATGGCGGGGGCCTAGGAGAAGGCCGGTCGCACGTAGTCCCAGAACAGTGCGGCCTGTCGGCGCCAAAGGTGAAGGTCTACCCGGCGAATCCTGGACCAGAGCACCGCCGGTCGCAGGTAGAACTCGCGGAAGGCCCGGTCGGCGACGGCCTGAAGGAGACGGGGATCGTGCTCCTTGCTCAGCACGTCGGGGAACAGTTCCGAGGCGCCGCTCATCTCGTACAGCGTCGTGCCCAGGTAGGGAGTCACGGCATGAAACGACGCATAGGTTGGGTTCAGTCGCTTGGCAAATGCGATTGTCGCCTCCATATCCTCGGCGGTCTCTCCCGGAAAGCCGAACATGAAGAAACAGACCTGATCGATTCCTGACTGCTTCGTCTCTGCAATTCCCCGTTCGATCTGCTCAAGAGTAATCCGCTTGTTAGTTTCGGCAAGAATTCTGGCTGAACCGCTTTCCACGCCGAAGTGGATGAGCCGACAGCCGGCCCGCTTCATCAATTGCAGAAGCGGCCCGTCCACATAATCGGCCCTGGTCTGGCACGCCCACTCGAAGGATAACTTCGCTGACGCCAGTCGTTCACAGAGATCCCAGACGTCGTCGCGGACCGCAGTAAACTCGAGATCGATGAAGTAGCCTGTCTCGGCTCCTGCCTCTCGAACCAGATACGTCACCTCACGGATAACCTGCTCAGGATCTTTCTTACGGTAGCCTTTGCCGTACATCTTGAGGAGGCAGAAAGAACATCGATAGTGACAACCGCGCGTCGCTTCAAGTAGGGCAAACCTGCCGCCGAGGACTTCGTAACGGTAGTTGCGGAGGTCGAGGAGATGAAAAGCGGGCAGTGGCAGGGTTGTCAGATCTATGGGGTTTCCTTCCGGGGTATTGATGAGCGTGCCCCCTTGCAGATAGCTAATACCCGGCACCTCGGAAGGATCTTTGCCATCACAGAGCGCTCGGACCGCCAGTTCAGGCTCACCACGGATCACGGCCCGCGCCCGCGTCATGTTGAGAAGTTCGCCAGGCGCAACGGTCCCATGTGTCCCCATGACGTACAGCTTGTCGGGTTCTACCAGATGTGTAACGGCCAGGAATGGGCTGAGATCAAGGTTGGGGCATTGCCACCGATCAATCGGCGCTGAGGTGATAAACACCAGATCGTGCTGCGTCGCGGCGTCTCGAATCGCATCGAGTGGGGTGGGCGTGGCGCGGGCATCGATGATGCTGGCGCTATGTCCATCCTGTTCCAGCAGTGCCGCGCAGTTCAGCAGGTCAAGGGGAGGCCATGTCCGATTGAACCGGCGTCCTTTTCGGCTTACCAGCCCGTCCCAGCTCGGATTGACCAGCAGGACTTTCAGTCGCCTTCCCGCCATACTGAGATCACCTTATCCCATCATGCTAATAATTTATTCTGAAATCTCCCTTTACCCCTCTTTGCCAAAGAGGGGATTTATTCCTCCCTTTGGAAAAGGGAGGTTAGGCAGTGTAAATAAATAAAGGTATCAACTTCGCTCTGTAGCTTTTGGTCTTATGACGTAGTTCCAGTCGCCATGAAACTTATTACGTTCCACATTGATGCGCTTCATCTCTTCATCGCTAACCTTGCGTCCGGTTGGATATTTCCGGCGATCCAATCTACACGTCACTTTCAGCCCCTTCGCCGTGGTCGTCCTGGCGATGAGATTGACGATCGTTTCGTAATCCCGCAACGGTTCACCACGCCAATTTGACGTGATAAAGGAAAACAGCCGGTGTTCGATCTTGTTCCATTTGCTGGTGCCGGGAGGAAAATGACAGACGGAAAGGCACATGCCGGTTTGATCAGCAAACTTCTGCAACTCCAACTTCCAAAGCCGCAACCGCGACCCATTGCTCCCCCCGCCGTCGGCAGTGATCAGAAGCGTTGCCGTATCCGGATACAGCCGTCGTCCTTCAAAATGCCACCACCCGCGAATCGAGGCCACGGCAAATTCTCCAGTGTCATGGTCGGTCCCCACATTGACAAAACCGGCGTTGCGTCCGAGGTCGTAAATACCATACGGATAGGCGCGTGGCACTTCTGGGCTGGGGAAGTCGTGACCTTGAACTTTTTTGGGCTGCTTTGCCGGAAGCCATTGCTGACCGGCATTGTTGTAGTTGCCGATGAGTTCCTTCTTTTTTGTGTCCACCGAAATCACAGGAATGCCTTGCGCCAGGCGTCTCTTTACCGCAGCATTGATGTGCCGAAATTGCGCATCGCGGTCGGGGTGGTCTGTGCCCTCCTCGGTCTTCCGATTGCTCTGCAGACTATAGTTCAGATCGTGAAGAATCTGCGCGACCTTTGCATGGCTGACCGGGTGCTTGTTCCTGCCAAGCTGCCTGGCAATCGCCCGCGTGCTTTTACAAATCCATCGCAGGGGGGACTGTGGATCGCCTCGCGTTTGGCCATCAATCATCTCTTCCAATGCATCCAACAGACGTGGGTCGGAAACGGTGATGGACTTGCGCCCTGCTCCGGGACAACGGATGCGACCTTCCGATGGCACTATCCCTTCTTGAATTTCGCGGACTCCTTTGGCGATGGCCCGTCGCGACAATCCACACGCGCGATGCACCACAGAGATTCCACCAAAGCCCAAACTCACGGCTTCATTAGCAGCCATGATGCGGCGCGTGCGCTCGTCCAAAAGCGGCCACACAGAACGAAACTTCCGTCTCAACTCGGGCAGGGTGTTCATGCTCAAGAAGCATACCACCACAACTCATAGATTGATACCTTTATTTATTTACACTGCCTTAGGAGGGATTTTCTAAGGAACTGTATCTTTTCCTCGAAAGAAATACAAGCGTTTCAGCGAGGAGCAACGCGATTCCGGCCGCTGTGGCAACCCGTCCAACATAATCAGGCCAGCGATTGCCGAAGACGAGCCGGACCTGCTTGGCCGTGGGATAGACCAGCATGAATGATGGTGACACCAGATAGATCCGATCGGCGCCCTCAACGCGCCATTTCGGGTGATACGAGACCTTGATCAGGTGCGGGCGACCAGGGCACTCGGTCTCAAACCGAACCTCCTCATTGCCCAAGGCGTCTTTCACGTGGCATTCGGGCGAAAGGACCTGTTTAACGGGCTCCTCCATTAAGTCACGAAACGGCACGACTCCCGGCGGTACCGGATCGCCGGGTCGTGGGAAAAGGAGCGGTACCTCCAGCCATTCCGGTTTTTGGAACCAGTCATAAGCGAGTCGTTTCCAGTCGCCATCGGTCACGAGGGCAGGCTGGTATCGAAGCGGTACAACATACTGGCCGTTGCCTTGACGGACCTGGAAGATCTTGTAGGGTCCGATTTCCCCCTCCTCGCGGTACCCAGGATTCGACCCCAGGGCAGCCTTCACCCTATCCGTGACGGCAATCACCTCTTTGACGTTGAACAGCTCCAAATGGGCGAGTGCCCGCTCCGGGTCGAATGGCGAACATTTGTAGGGAACGAAGGGACAAGAAGGAGTGTCCGTTAGTTCAGACTGGATGTAGAACACGAACGGGGAGGTCGGAGAGGACTGCATGTAGGCCCCTTCGAGCGTTGGGCGGCCCGATATAAGGGGGAGAGCCTCAAAAGCCCTGATCGTACCGGCCTTATCATGGAGAACCGAATGTTGGTACACGACTCTGGGACTGTGGGGGCCGCCTGGTAGCGCAATAGAATTCACGACAATAAAGTATCGCCACCACGGTGTCTGCTCCATTCCGGAAAAATTCCACTGGATCCATTTGGGGATAAACGACACCTGAGGCATGACCCAGGCGATAGTCATCACGGCGATGACGACAGGCGCCGCTCGCCAGAGTGAACGCGGTAGCCGCATCAGAAGTCCACCGAGACCGGCTGCGGCCAAGAGGACGAGAAAAAACTGCGCAAAGGCCAGGAACCTGACATCTACAAGGTTCAGCCAGGGTGAAACAAAATACAGGGTGACCGATAGCACCACAGGGTAGGTCAGGTAGTAGATCATCCGAAGCCATCCCTTGTCGCTAAATTTCCCCCGCAGTGTCAAGGCTACTGTGACCGCCGCAATGACGATGATGGGCCATAGCACGACCGGAACGATCTCCAGGATAGATGTAAACTCCCAGGTAATGGAGAACCCGGTAGTGTAAGGAAGGTACCAGACGAGCGGAATCAACCAGAATCCCAGCAGCAGCCCGCCCACAGCATACACCCGCACCAGGTACAGGAGCGTCATCCGGAACTCCGAGGTCACAGCAAGGAAGTACAGCCCCATACCCGCCGCCATCACCATCCCGTATCCGTGCGCTAATCCGGTAAGGGCGAAGAGTACGGCACACCAGCCTGCGTACCGCCGCTCAAGGACGCCTCGGTACAGTGCACCCATGAATAATACGAGGAGCGTAAGTGAGAGGCTGTGAGAAAACTCGCCGGCCAGCGTGCTCGGAATGTTTCCACCCCACATGCTGTTGCCTGCGTTCAGCAGGAATGGAAGGGTCAGAACGGCGCCAAGCGCAGGAATGGGGAACGGACATCCGATCCAGCGGAGCGCAACGAGGGAGGCGATCGGGAGCCCGAAGGTTCCGGCGATAGTCCCCAGCTTAAATGCAATAGGGAATGAGACGACAAGACTGAACCCGGCGATCAGCAGGAAGGCAAGGGGAAAATAGAAAAGGAAGAGGGGATAGCCGGCGAGGTTGCCCGGCATCCAGCCAATAAGCTTTCCATTAGGCAAGAGGTAATCCCGCAGATATCTTGCCGCGACATAGTGTGCGATGGTGTCGCCACCGCCAGTGATAGTCGGCTTGAAAAGGAGGGAGGGTTTAAGGTACCAGAGAAGGAGTCCGTAGGTCAGCAGGAGGGCCAAGAGCGTGCTCACTCTCTCAACCCATCCGGGATATCTTCCCGTTGGAACTGCGTCGGGTTCGGCGGAGGCTGTACGTACAGATTCGCGAACGTCCAGCATGACCGCTCCAAAAAGCAAGAACGGGGCTTAACGCCCCGTTCTTGCGATTATCACGTAACCTGCGTATTCAGTTGTCGATTACTGCAGGTGATTTCTTCGAGCTCTCACCATCCAAGCCATCGCACCCAGGAACGCCGCTCCCAACACCATCATTCCCCAGTTACCGACCGTCGGGACCACCGGAATCGTCGTCGTGGTGGTCGTCGTGGTCGTCGTGGTCGTCGTGGTGGTGGTTACCGTAACGCTGGTGGTATCAGAATCGCCTGTGGCGTTATCAACAAGGCTGCCAGCTGCGACGTCGAAGCCCGCGCCGCCGCCGGATACGTTCAGCGTCCCTGCGGTGTTCGGGGTGATGAACGAATTCCCATTATAGACAAAGAGGATGCCCTGGTTCAGACTCAAGCTGATCCCGTCGACAGGCTGTGCGGCAGCATCAGCAATCGAACACGTGGCGGTTCCCCCAAACCCATACACGCTGTCGCCACAATTCACGTTGTTCGTGATGCTGGCGACAGGGGCGAGCGCGCTGATCAGTGTCAGGCCGGCATCACCGAATCCAGCCACCGTGGTGGCGCCAGAGGCCCATGACCCGGCACCAGTGGCAGAGAAGGTCACGGCGGGCGTGCAGGCGGCCAGCGACAGGGTCCCGGTCCGCTTCCCCTGAGCCAGAGCGGTAAGAGGGGTCGCCGGTACCTTGGCAATCAGGGTAGTCCCGCTGCTGACGGTTTGAACCACCGTCGCCGCAGAATTGAAGGCGATAGACATTGAGACGTTGGTCAGACGGTCATGATCGGTCCCAGCCGGCTGTGCATCCGAACAGAGGTACTGATAGACGGTTCCATCGCTGGCAATGTCGATGCGCTGCTGCACCCGTGCATCGACACTCATCGGGGCGATAACCGTTCCCGCAAGGATCGCGGGGGCCAGCAGAGACAGAGCCAACTTCTTGCTGAAAGCAACTCTTGCTCTAGAACTCATCCTTGCTCCTCCTTGCCCCCAACCTACAGGGCATAGCCTTCAACGTTGAGTACCACTAAGACCACGAACCTAACATATAATCGAATGCATCATCAAGCGGCGCAGAAGCTGTACCGAAATTCTCCGATCTCTCGCCTCCCTTCGCCCCCAACACATGGAGTACTATTGCCGTGCAACGCAAGTAGATCAATCCTGGAGCCTAAACCCGCTGCCTTGATACCATGCCTCCTTTTCGCCTGTCAAGTTTTTTATTTCTCTGCGAAAGCTCTGGTATTCTGTCAGGGATGAACTACCCCGCAGCAAGCTGCGAGGTATCGTCTTATGTTCTGGCCCGTCATTCCGTGCTTGACACGCCTGCCCCGTACTTGATACGGGGGAATCCAGTCGGGCCCTCTGGATACCGGCTTCCGCCGGTATGACGAACTCGCGGCAAGCCGCGGGGTATCAACCCTCAACGAAAATGAATAGCCAAGCCGACCGAGAAGCCTGCCGATACGGAGGGGATCCGAGTCTCACGGGAAACCGTGCGCCGACTCCTCCGGGCCGAGAGGCTCGCGTCCCCGAACACGCCCCGCGCGCCCTGACATTTTCATGGATAGACTTCGTAATCGCTCGATTCCTCCCGTCATTGCGAGTACCCGTAGGGTGCGTGGCAATCTCAGCACAGGAATGCGAGATTGCTTCACTTCGTTCGCAATGACAGCTTTCTATCGCTGTGCTGGGATCTGTCGTTGCCCTTGACCGGGACGCAACGGCATTTCTATGGTATTATTCCTCCGGCGGCACACAGCTCCGTGAACCGGTTGAACACGTAAGGTTGGCTGGAATGGTGGAGGCGTTGTCGAGATAATGATGCGTCGCGGTGCCATTATCGTCATCCTCTTGGGTGCGATCATCGCCTTTGCGTTCTCGCGGGCGGTCGACGCGGCCACTAATGCTGAGCTTGTTCCAGGATCGAGGATCGTCTTCCCCTACTATGACCTGCGACCTGGATTCGCGACCTTCCTGTTCCTGACCAACATCAGCTCAGCCCCCGTATCTGTGGCCTTGGAGCTTTACGATACGTCGGGCGCCCGCCAGGGCACCAACATAGACCTTTCAGCGCGCGACATCGATTCGCTCGACCTGTCCGAGATGATCTCCGGTAACGCATCCGATGGCTTTTTGCAGGGCTTCGTCGATGTCACCACGAGCGCGGACGTCCTGATAGGCACAGCGGTTGTCGTCAATATGGATGACGACTGGGCGATCACGTATAATGGGGCGTCGGCTCGCCGGCAAACGGCCGGCACGACACCCTTCGAACCGTACCCGACAGGTCTCTTGTTACCCGCGTTCCTGACCCCTGGACAACTTGGCGGTGGTACGCTGGCCGATGGCCTGCTGATCGTCGCCGCACCCCACCCAACCCGTCCCGGCGGCAAGCTACCGGATAAACCTATTCGGGCTTCGGCCGAGATCTTTCTGCGGCAGGAGCTCACCGCCGTGAGCAGCGACCAGCAAAGCACTCACGAGATAATCCAAAGCTCTTCCAGATTCAGCGGACGCCACATCATCCTGCCGATAGGGACAGTTGTCGGCACCTTCCCCTCTCCGACGTTGGGATGGCTGTCTCTTAGGAATCATGTGGTGGACAAAAATGGCATCCCTTTCGGGCTGGTTGGTCTGTACATTCAGACATTGATCGGGCCGAGTAGCGCCTCCGGGATGGCCATTCGGCTCTCCGGTGATCCGTCCGCTGACACAACTCAATAGCAGCGTGCGCAACGATACGCCTAATCCCATACACCCCTGCGGCGTCAGGTCTCTATGAAGATCTGCCTCGTCGGCCCCTTCCCCCCTTTACGAGGGGGGATCGCCCATTATAACGCCCAGCTCGGGCTGGAGCTGATGACGCGTCACGAGATCGCGGTGATCTCCTTTTCGCGCCAGTATCCGGCCATACTGTTTCCTGGGCGAACGCAGTTCGACACGGGCTCCCCGCCTGTGGGGCTCACTAGTGAAGCGATCCTCGACTCAATTAATCCTCTGAGCTGGCTCCGTACCGGCCGCCGGATCGCTGAGATCGCTCCCGACTTGGTTATTGTTCACTGGTGGCACCCTTTCTTCGGCCTGTGCCTCGGGACGACAGTGAGCCTGGCCAGAAGGCGATCTCGCGCCAGCGTCATCTTCATCTGCCACAATGTTGTTCCGCACGAACCGTTTCCCTTGGCGAGCGGACTGACAAGGTTCGCGCTGGCCTCAGGCGATGCGTGGCTCGTCCACTCCGAGACCGACCGACAAGATCTGGAGTCGCTCAATCTGCGAGGCCACACACTTCTGGTCCCTCAACCTCCGGGGCAAGGGTTCGGAGCACCGATCGACAAAGAGGAGGCGAAGAGTCGTCTCGGCCTTTCCGGAAATACCCTTCTCTTCTTCGGCCTGATCCGTAGCTACAAGGGGCTTCCAGGATTGCTCGAGGCGATGCCCCTCGTGCTCCAAAAGGTGAACTGTACCCTCCTCGTGGTCGGAGAGTTCTACGAGGGGAAGGACCGCTGCCTGAGCCTCATCAGCGACTTGGGCCTCGCGTCGCACGTCCGGGTCATCGATCGCTTCGTTCCGGACAACGAGGTCAGCCTCTACTTTTCCGCAGCCGACCTGGTCGTGCTCCCCTACGAATCGGCCACACAGAGCGCCATCGTCCCGATCGCCTTTGCCTTCGAGCGGCCCGTGGTGGCCACTCGCGTGGGCGGGCTGCCGGAGGCGGTCCGTGACGGCGAAACCGGCCTTCTGGTAGAGCCGCGCAACCCAACCGCGTTGGCGGAGGCGATCATCCGCTTCTACGAGGAAGACATGGGGGGCATATTTCGCCGGCATATCCTGAAGCAGCAGCGCTTTTCCTGGGGCGAACTGGCCGCCACGCTGGAGACTGCGGCGATCAGCCGTACTTCGCAGTGAGGCGTGTGAGCCAGTCGCAGGGAACGTCCCGTTTTTCACGCCCTATATCCAGTCGTGCGACCCCTTGCGGCGTACACAAGAAACATGTTGACGTCATGCCCGTACAGTGAATAGTATGCAAGGCATCTGCGCGTAAACGGCACGTTCTGAAAAGGAGCGGTCATCATATTTGCCGCGAGGAAGTCACGACGGCTGGTCGCTTTTTCCCTGTTGCTGCTACCCATTCTGCTCCAGGGCTGCCTGGGCGGCACCGGGTACCGGGCCTACCCGCGCGCTCGAACCAGTGTCTATACTGACATCTGGAACTTCAGTGACCATGAGATTGCCGCTGACCAGGTGGACGTACTCTATCGTCGAGTCGCCCGTCTGATGGCGATCACTCCGAATAATTCCACACCCAGGCCACAGGTGCTGGTGGTGTCCCCTGCCTACATTCAGGAGAAGTATCTCACTATTCACCCCTTAGCCGCAGCACGGAATGGTACCGCGCTCGCCGTCTACATTCCTCATCAGAACCAGATCCTGATCCCGGATTTTGACCGCACGCTGCTGACCCATGAGCTGGCTCACTATTTTACCTTCCACTACCTCTCGATCCCCCGATCCGGCTGGGAAGCGATCGCCGATCAGGTCGTGGATGCTGAAGAGGCGGGAGGCTGACGGCTGGGCCACCCTTGCCGGCCCAGGATCTGCTACGGCGTATAAACAGGAAGCCTGACATGGCGGGCCAGCAGATCAAAGTGGTTATCACAGTGAAGAAGACTGCATGAGTAGTGTAAAGCAACAGCAGCGATGAGCTGATCCGTCGCCGGAATGGACAAACCCTTACGTCGCAGGGTGTAAGTCATCCGATAGGCCGATCTCCAGACCGATTCCGTAATCGGACATTGCTGGAGCGCCTCCAGGTCTTCGCAGAGTTCGCGATACTCGCTCTCCGAGCGCGTGCCGCCGACAAGCTCCAGGACGACCATTTCGCACGTGGCCGCGCGCCCCTCACTGAGCAACGCGTGGACTTGTTGTCTGACAAGAGGATCGCCTGCCGGCCTCAACGCGTGGATCCAAGCCGAGGTATCGATCAGGACCCATCCATCAGCCATCGGCACGAAGCCTGGTCAGCCCTTTTGGGGTGAGCTGAAGAGGGAAACATCCCAGCCTTCCAATCAGACGCTTGACCCGCTGCTGGCGAATAAGCGCCTCCAGAGAGCGATGGATGAGTTCCTTCTTCGTCTTGGCCTTGCTGAGCGCCTGGGCCTGCTTCATGAGCCTCTCATCAATCTCCAATGTGGTTCTCATTGAGGGTCCTCCTTTAGGCATAAAAATAGCATAATTTTTATGCCACGACAAGGCCTTGGAGTTCTTTTGAGCTTCAGCGATACGGTACCAGACAGGCCAGAAAGAAAGGGAACCTCAGCGCGCCCCTCTGATCGTGGATACGCGGAACACCTCAAAAGGGGCTCCCTTCCGATCACGTCGTAAAGGCGTAACGGGAGCGCAGACGACGGGTAATTTGTTCGCCCGAGCGATGTAGTTCCTTCCCGTACGTCGGCGCATCAGCCGATCCCTCACCCCTCTTCAGTCCAGCCTTCTTCTCACAACTCGTTGATACGACAGCGTCCGCGACTATCCCCAGTCGGACGACTAGCCCTCCGATATCCCTGGTACAGCACTTGCGTAGCCTTCCACCGACGCCCCTCAGCAGCGCCGACACCTCGTGGTGCCTCGGTGACACTTTTTTTCACCGGAAAGCTGCCCCTCTGTCCTTGATGAGGCGTTGGACAAGTCAGTCAGGCTCCAGCGTCCTGCAGTTGTTTGCTAACGTTTTGAAATTGCTGGGCATAATAATGAGTTCGCCAAATGTGTCTTCGAGTACTTGCTGGCATGAATCTCGCATTATGTCAGTGGCGTAGAAGGTTCCTTTCCGATAAAGGTAAACCAGTCGTGAGGCTGGGACACAAAGTCGCGGGTCCCAAAAGGGTTGGGACAGCCGGGCTGCCGAAGAAAGGAAGAGCGACAATCGCTCTTTCACGGAAAGTAATCTTCCTGAAAGGAGCGATTGTCATGTTTTCAGCCAAGTCTAAATACTGCCTCGCTGTTCTTCCACTGCTTCTGCTCCCCCTTCTCCTCCTTCAGGGATGCCTCGGTGGCGTTCAGTATCTCGCCAACCCAGGCCTCCAAACCGGGCTTCACACCGACATCCTCAACTTCAGCGACAGCGAGATCGCCCCGGACGCGGTGGACGCACTGTATCTCAAGGTTGCCCGCCTCATGGGCGTCACCCCAGATAGCTCCAAGCCCCGTCCACAGGTGCTCGTCGTTTCTCCTAACCACATTCATCAAAAGTATCTGATGCTTCGGCCTTCCGCCAAGACACAGAACGGGGTCGCGGTGGCCCTCTATGTCCCCCACGAGAACAGAATCCTGATCCCGCATTTTGATCGCGCCCTTTTGACCCATGAGCTGGCTCACTATTTCACGTTCCACTATCTCTCTGCTCCCCGATCTCAGTGGGAAGCAATCGCGGATAGGGTCGTGGATGCTGAAGAGGCTGGGCATTGATGCAAGCCACTGAAAATCTCTGCAGGGTGGAATAATGGTGGGAGGGTGGCGGAAGACCAGGTGGGAGGCTTTCGAATCAATGATAAGATGCGGGGTTCAGGCGTTCATGCCTAACTTGTGGTGATCGAAGCTCCTGTGGGGTATACACTCAGGATGTCCAGGGACACGAGTCGGTCTGACAGGATCTGATCCACCTCAATCCGTCGCTCACGCGGGACTTAGTCGATCTCCCCACACCTCACTATTCCCCTATCTCGTGGGGTAGGACCCGGAACCCTTCGCCTTGTGCGGCATCCCGCAGCCGGTGATCAAGACACACAAATTCGCGCCCCTCCGGACGACCCTGAACCCATACAAGCGCCGAGCCTCACTGAAGAGAGTCCACTGCATGGAGCGGATGAAGCAGGAGCGCCCGCATGGCCTGCTCCCGGACTGCCTGGCTCGGCGCGATCTCTGTCCAGTCGGCGGCAAGCGCCATGAGGATCGTGCGCGCCTGCGCTTCTGACCGTCTGGACAGGATGCCCTCGCGTCTGAGCCTGGCTAAGGCGGAGCAACACTCGATCGGCGTGCCCCACCATGCGGCAATAGCACCATCCTCCTCGGTAAGCCGCATCAGTAAGGGGGTTTGGGGCTCTTCGAGACAGAGTGGGATGATGGCAGAGGTATCCCAGAACCTCATCGCCCCTCTGCCCGTTCTTCCAAGACCGCAGTGATCCCGGCGCCTTGAGGATCAGCGGGGCGCGGCATGTCCCGGAACCCGTCCGGCAGGTGGAGCGAGCCGATGCGAATGAGCCCGGCGCGGACCATCTCGATCAGGTGGGACGGCAGAAGAGAGTGGTCAGGAGAAAAAGGGATGAGTTTAGCGATCGGCTTGCCCCGCTCCGTCACAATAATCTCTTCCCCCGCCTTCACCTGGGCGAGGCATGCGCTGAGCGTCGCCTTGAGCTTCGAGACGGCTGTGCTTTTCGTAATGGACATCCATAGTCACATGTATGCGACTGATATAGTCCAATCTTTGACAGAGTCAAGTCCTCCACTTCCCCTCCTGGTTTTTCCAGGTTTTCCGTGGGCACCCTGACCTTCCAGCATCCCCTCCCCCCACCGAGAGGGAGGGCGCGGGTGGGGGGGTCGTCATTGCCATGCACGATGTCAGCGGATGTCAAGCACACGCCCATACAGCCCAAGAGCAGCCAGAGGTAACGCTCCGAAACCCTCTGTCACTATATCTCGATCGCACCCTTTTGACCCATGAGCTGGCTCACTATTTCACGTTCCACTATGAGCCTGTCCTGCAAACCCTCATGGACCCTTCGACAAGCTCAGGGTGAACGGAATGGGCATTGAAAACATTGACCTTTTTCCGTTCGTGCTGAGCCTGTCGAAGCATGAACAGGGGTTTGCTGGACAGGCTCCTATCTGCCTGCTCCCCGATCCCAGTGGGAAGTCATCGCCGATAAGGTCGTCGATGCTGAAGAGTCTGCAAGTTGAGAACGAGAAAAGCTCGGACAAGTTCTTCTGAGATGTCTCGAGTGATCGTGGCGAGATGACGCTCCAGGTTTGTGCAAACAGCAAGTTATAAGTCTGATTTACACAACTTGGGCGTGGCATGGTACAGACTAAACAATGCGGGGCAGAGCCTGCTATTCCGGCGGGTGGCGTCTTGACTCACTCAACTCGTAGGATGATCACAAGTCCTTTATTACGGGGAGCACGACACCGGGCTATAATATCGCGACCGTTTTATTGATGAACGATCGTAACACCCGCCGCTTCCGCCGCCGTGATGAGACGGCGGTCCAGGGTTGCAAGGGCCAGACCCCTCCGCTCAGCCAGTTCCAGGTAAGCAGCATCATAGGCAGACAAGGTGAACCCTTCCGCGAGGCGAGCGAAGCGCCATACCGCATCCGGGTTCAGGTGTACATCGGTCCGAATGGGGAGCATGCCGTAGAGTTCAGCTAAGCGCATAGCATCAGCCTCAGACAACCTATGTCGGCGTT
This genomic stretch from Candidatus Methylomirabilis limnetica harbors:
- a CDS encoding IPTL-CTERM sorting domain-containing protein, which codes for MSSRARVAFSKKLALSLLAPAILAGTVIAPMSVDARVQQRIDIASDGTVYQYLCSDAQPAGTDHDRLTNVSMSIAFNSAATVVQTVSSGTTLIAKVPATPLTALAQGKRTGTLSLAACTPAVTFSATGAGSWASGATTVAGFGDAGLTLISALAPVASITNNVNCGDSVYGFGGTATCSIADAAAQPVDGISLSLNQGILFVYNGNSFITPNTAGTLNVSGGGAGFDVAAGSLVDNATGDSDTTSVTVTTTTTTTTTTTTTTTTIPVVPTVGNWGMMVLGAAFLGAMAWMVRARRNHLQ
- a CDS encoding B12-binding domain-containing radical SAM protein, which translates into the protein MAGRRLKVLLVNPSWDGLVSRKGRRFNRTWPPLDLLNCAALLEQDGHSASIIDARATPTPLDAIRDAATQHDLVFITSAPIDRWQCPNLDLSPFLAVTHLVEPDKLYVMGTHGTVAPGELLNMTRARAVIRGEPELAVRALCDGKDPSEVPGISYLQGGTLINTPEGNPIDLTTLPLPAFHLLDLRNYRYEVLGGRFALLEATRGCHYRCSFCLLKMYGKGYRKKDPEQVIREVTYLVREAGAETGYFIDLEFTAVRDDVWDLCERLASAKLSFEWACQTRADYVDGPLLQLMKRAGCRLIHFGVESGSARILAETNKRITLEQIERGIAETKQSGIDQVCFFMFGFPGETAEDMEATIAFAKRLNPTYASFHAVTPYLGTTLYEMSGASELFPDVLSKEHDPRLLQAVADRAFREFYLRPAVLWSRIRRVDLHLWRRQAALFWDYVRPAFS
- a CDS encoding glycosyltransferase: MKICLVGPFPPLRGGIAHYNAQLGLELMTRHEIAVISFSRQYPAILFPGRTQFDTGSPPVGLTSEAILDSINPLSWLRTGRRIAEIAPDLVIVHWWHPFFGLCLGTTVSLARRRSRASVIFICHNVVPHEPFPLASGLTRFALASGDAWLVHSETDRQDLESLNLRGHTLLVPQPPGQGFGAPIDKEEAKSRLGLSGNTLLFFGLIRSYKGLPGLLEAMPLVLQKVNCTLLVVGEFYEGKDRCLSLISDLGLASHVRVIDRFVPDNEVSLYFSAADLVVLPYESATQSAIVPIAFAFERPVVATRVGGLPEAVRDGETGLLVEPRNPTALAEAIIRFYEEDMGGIFRRHILKQQRFSWGELAATLETAAISRTSQ
- a CDS encoding 6-pyruvoyl-tetrahydropterin synthase-related protein, which gives rise to MSTLLALLLTYGLLLWYLKPSLLFKPTITGGGDTIAHYVAARYLRDYLLPNGKLIGWMPGNLAGYPLFLFYFPLAFLLIAGFSLVVSFPIAFKLGTIAGTFGLPIASLVALRWIGCPFPIPALGAVLTLPFLLNAGNSMWGGNIPSTLAGEFSHSLSLTLLVLFMGALYRGVLERRYAGWCAVLFALTGLAHGYGMVMAAGMGLYFLAVTSEFRMTLLYLVRVYAVGGLLLGFWLIPLVWYLPYTTGFSITWEFTSILEIVPVVLWPIIVIAAVTVALTLRGKFSDKGWLRMIYYLTYPVVLSVTLYFVSPWLNLVDVRFLAFAQFFLVLLAAAGLGGLLMRLPRSLWRAAPVVIAVMTIAWVMPQVSFIPKWIQWNFSGMEQTPWWRYFIVVNSIALPGGPHSPRVVYQHSVLHDKAGTIRAFEALPLISGRPTLEGAYMQSSPTSPFVFYIQSELTDTPSCPFVPYKCSPFDPERALAHLELFNVKEVIAVTDRVKAALGSNPGYREEGEIGPYKIFQVRQGNGQYVVPLRYQPALVTDGDWKRLAYDWFQKPEWLEVPLLFPRPGDPVPPGVVPFRDLMEEPVKQVLSPECHVKDALGNEEVRFETECPGRPHLIKVSYHPKWRVEGADRIYLVSPSFMLVYPTAKQVRLVFGNRWPDYVGRVATAAGIALLLAETLVFLSRKRYSSLENPS
- a CDS encoding ISAzo13 family transposase; this translates as MNTLPELRRKFRSVWPLLDERTRRIMAANEAVSLGFGGISVVHRACGLSRRAIAKGVREIQEGIVPSEGRIRCPGAGRKSITVSDPRLLDALEEMIDGQTRGDPQSPLRWICKSTRAIARQLGRNKHPVSHAKVAQILHDLNYSLQSNRKTEEGTDHPDRDAQFRHINAAVKRRLAQGIPVISVDTKKKELIGNYNNAGQQWLPAKQPKKVQGHDFPSPEVPRAYPYGIYDLGRNAGFVNVGTDHDTGEFAVASIRGWWHFEGRRLYPDTATLLITADGGGSNGSRLRLWKLELQKFADQTGMCLSVCHFPPGTSKWNKIEHRLFSFITSNWRGEPLRDYETIVNLIARTTTAKGLKVTCRLDRRKYPTGRKVSDEEMKRINVERNKFHGDWNYVIRPKATERS